The stretch of DNA ACGAGCGCACCGGGCGGGTTTTGAGACTTTTCTTGAGCACAACTGTAACGACCACAAGAGAAATACGATATGTCTGATACGGAACTCGTCGTTTTGGGCGGCGGCCCCGGCGGTTACCCCGCTGCATTTGCGGCGGCCGATGCCGGAATGAAAGTCACCTTGGTTGACGAAGGCGTCAAACCGGGCGGAGTCTGCCTCAATCGTGGCTGCATCCCCTCCAAAGCCCTGTTGCACGTGGCACGGCTAATCAACGAATCAAAGGAGTCGGCCGACTGGGGTGTGACGTTTCAACCTCCGGAGATCGATATCGACAAAATCCGCGATTGGAAAAATCGCGTCGTTGGCCAACTCACCGGCGGCATCGAAGGACTTTGCAAAGCGCGGGGCGTCGAACTCGTTCGCGCGCGGGGAACGTTCCTCGACTCCAATACGTTGGAACTCAAAACCGAAGAAGGCGAGACGAGCAAGCTCACCTTCGACAAGGCGATTATCTCCACCGGGTCTTCCCCGGTCATTCCCGGTCCCTTGCGGATTGATGACCCCCGCATCATGGATTCCACCGGCGCCTTGGCGCTGGAAGACATTCCCCAGCGACTGTTGGTCGTCGGCGGAGGATACATCGGCCTGGAAATGGGCACGGTTTACGCCGCCCTCGGTTCCAAAGTCACCGTTGTAGAAATGACCGACGGACTGTTGCCGGGTGCCGACCGCGATCTCGTGCGGCCATTGGCCAAGCGAATCGATTCTCAATTCCATTCCGTACTGCTCAACACCAAGGTCGAAAAGCTGGTCCCCGGCAAAGATGGCATTACCGTCGAACTATCGGGCGAAGTCGAAGAGAAATCGCAGCTTTTCGATCGCGTCTTAATCTCCGTCGGCCGTTCGCCCAATAGCCGCAATTTGGGCTTGGAAAACACCAAAGTCGAAATCACTGAGCGGGGCTTTCTTAAAGTCGACGACAAACGTCGCACGACCGACCCCAGCCTCATGGCCATCGGTGACGTCGCCGGCGACCCGATGTTGGCCCACAAGGCGACCTATGAGGCCAAAGTCGTCGTGGAGGCATTGGCCGGTGAACCAGCCGCTTACCATCCCTATGCGATTCCCGCGGTGGTCTTCACAGATCCCGAATTGGCCTGGTGCGGACTCACCGAAGCTGAAGCCAAAGCCGAGGGCCGCGAGGTGAACACCTTCCGCTTCCCCTGGGCCGCCTCCGGCCGTGCGCAAACCTTAGCCCGCACTGAAGGGATCACCAAGTTGATCTCCGACCCGGAAACCGATCGCATACTGGGCGTCGGAATTGTCGGCGTCGGTGCCGGCGAAATGATTGCCGAAGGTGTACTGGCCATCGAAATGGCCGCCAAGGTCCGGGATGTCGCTGAAACGATCCACGCCCATCCCACCATGTCCGAAACCATCATGGAAGCCGCCGAAGGCCTGATGGGAAATGCAACGCACGTGTTCCGCAAGAAAAAATAGCGGCGACACGACAACGTTTCTTAAAGCACATTGACCGAATGTGCGTGCGATTCCGAAACGCGCGCGTCGGTCAGGTGCTCAATGATTCCGGCGACCGCCCCTTCGCGCTTGCTACCGCGCGCCCGTTCAATCCGGCAATCCGCAAACGACGGCGCCAGCGCCATCGACGCCGTCCGCTGAATCAACCGTTCAAAAAACGCGTCGTCGATATCCAGCATGCGACTGTGCACAAACAGCGTTTGCGGGTTGAACAAATTGATCGTCGTGACCAGCGCGAAGGCCAGCGACCGCTCAACAGCCTCCCATTCGGCCGTGACATCCAGACCTCCGGTGCGGACTTGTTCGACGATTTGCTCGATACTCATTTCCCGGCCGACCCGTTGCGAAACCAGCCGCGCTAATGCTCGGTCACTTGCAATGGTCTCCAAACAGCCCCGCCGCCCGCAACCGCATTCCAGACCATCCTCCACCATTGGCAAATGACCAATCTCACCCGCCAGACCGCTTTTGCCCTTCAGCAAACGTCCGCCAATTAACACACCCAAACCGATCCCCGTACTGGCATCGAGCATCGCAAAGTCGTCTACCCCGCGGGCAAGACCGTAATGCCGTTCCGCCAGACAGAGCGCATCGGACTCCTGCAGCACGACGCATTCCAAGCCTAGACGTTCGGTCAAATCCTGCCCCAGACAACTGTCGTTGGTGATCGGCACATTGGGCGAAAGAATCGAACGCCCCTCGCGCGAATCAAACAGCCCCGGCATACTAATCCCGATGCCTAGCGTCTTCACTCCGCCAAATAATTGCATCGCCGATATTTTTTCGACAATATCCTCGACCAACTGCCCGTAGGTTCGCGGCGTCTTAAACTCCGCGTGCGTTCCCGAACCAACGCGGCCATCCAGACCGGTCGTCACAATACGGCAGGTGGGAGAATCAATCACCACACCCACGACCTGTGCCGTATCTTCGGCCAACCGCAGTCGTTTGGCGGGCCGGCCACGCATCGTTTCGCTGCTGTCAAACTCCTCCAACATCCCCGAGCGCAACAACGACGAAACCGCTTTTGACACCGTCGGCGCCGTCACACCCGCCAACCGCGCCACCTCCGCCCGCGAGCGCGGCCCATTGGCCTGCAAGACCCGTAACACCATCCGCTCATTCATCTGGCTGAGCAATTGCGGTTGGGATGACACAAAGCTTTTCATACGGTTCCTTCGGTCCCGGCTACCTCAAAACGGTTGTTACGATTTCAGGCAAAAACGTCGTGGATCACTTGGCCGCCCACATCGGTCAAAGTCTCGTCACGCCCCTGATGGAAGTAGGACAACATTTCATGGTCCAGCCCCATCGCATGCAAAATTGTCGCGTGCAAATCGTGCAAATGCACTTTGTTTTTCACCGCTTCAAAACCAAACTCATCGGTCTCGCCATAGGTCGTGCCCCCTTTGACACCCCCACCGGCCAGCCACATGCTGAATCCATAAGGATTGTGATTGCGGCCCGGAGCATCTTTGCCTTCGCTAAACGGCATGCGCCCAAATTCACCGCCCCAGACGACCAACGTCTCATCCAACAACCCTCGTTGTTTTAGATCGGTCAATAATGCCGCAATCGGTTGGTCAACCTCCGCACCGTGTCTGCCGTGATTCTTTTCAATGCTTTCGTGCGCATCCCACGTCTCTTCAAGATGGCCGCCCCCCGAATAAAGCTGAATAAACCGCACGCCCCGTTCGACCAGACGCCGGGCAATCAAACAGTTGCGGCCATATTCGTCGGTCGGTTTTTTGCCCACGCCATACATCTCAAGCGTCTGTTCGTTTTCCTGTGACAAATCAACCGCTTCGGGAGTCGCCGACTGCATGCGATAGGCGAGTTCGTAACTGCTGATGCGGGCCGATAACTCGCGCCCACCGGGCCGCGCATCAAGATGACGTTGATTGATCTTGGCCAACAAATCAAGCTGTTCTCGCTGCACGGCCGACGTAATGTGCCCGGGACCTTTCAGATCCAAGATCGGATCGCCTACCGGTCGAAACAGCGTCCCCGCATAAGTCGCTGGCATGAATCCGCTCGACCAATTCGGCTGCCCACCAATCGGCCCGCCCCGTTTGTCGAGAATCACCACATACCCCGGCAAGCTTTCGTTCTCCGAGCCGAGACCATACACGCTCCAACTCCCCAGCGACGGCCGACCGATCAATGTCTTGCCGGTGTTCATCGCCACCAGCGCGGAGCCGTGCGCGTGGCTGTCGGTATGGCAGGAATTGATCACGCACAGTTTATCGGCGTGTTCGCGGACCTTGGGGAAATAGTCCGAGACCAACAACCCGCTTTCCCCACCGGGGCGAAATTTTCTCCACGCGGGTGTCAAATATCCCATGCGCCGCCCGCCGGAGTTGATGAACTTTTTGTCAGCGGGCAATTGCTTGCCGGCGAACTTCTCCAATTCCGGCTTGTAGTCAAACGTGTCGACCTGCGATGGCGCCCCATTCATCATCAAAAAAATGCACGCCTTTGCCCGCGCCGGAAACTGCGGCTCCTTAACGGCTGTCGGATTGGCAGTCGCTTCGGCAGCACGCGCGCGGTTTGGGGAGAATCCATCACTGGACAACAAATTCGCCAGCGCCAAACCGGCGAACCCGCCCCCCATCTCCCACACGAATTCGCGACGGCTCTTGCCGCAAGGGAACATTTTTTGATTCGACATTTACAGCCTCAATCGACATAGAG from Symmachiella dynata encodes:
- the lpdA gene encoding dihydrolipoyl dehydrogenase encodes the protein MSDTELVVLGGGPGGYPAAFAAADAGMKVTLVDEGVKPGGVCLNRGCIPSKALLHVARLINESKESADWGVTFQPPEIDIDKIRDWKNRVVGQLTGGIEGLCKARGVELVRARGTFLDSNTLELKTEEGETSKLTFDKAIISTGSSPVIPGPLRIDDPRIMDSTGALALEDIPQRLLVVGGGYIGLEMGTVYAALGSKVTVVEMTDGLLPGADRDLVRPLAKRIDSQFHSVLLNTKVEKLVPGKDGITVELSGEVEEKSQLFDRVLISVGRSPNSRNLGLENTKVEITERGFLKVDDKRRTTDPSLMAIGDVAGDPMLAHKATYEAKVVVEALAGEPAAYHPYAIPAVVFTDPELAWCGLTEAEAKAEGREVNTFRFPWAASGRAQTLARTEGITKLISDPETDRILGVGIVGVGAGEMIAEGVLAIEMAAKVRDVAETIHAHPTMSETIMEAAEGLMGNATHVFRKKK
- a CDS encoding ROK family transcriptional regulator produces the protein MKSFVSSQPQLLSQMNERMVLRVLQANGPRSRAEVARLAGVTAPTVSKAVSSLLRSGMLEEFDSSETMRGRPAKRLRLAEDTAQVVGVVIDSPTCRIVTTGLDGRVGSGTHAEFKTPRTYGQLVEDIVEKISAMQLFGGVKTLGIGISMPGLFDSREGRSILSPNVPITNDSCLGQDLTERLGLECVVLQESDALCLAERHYGLARGVDDFAMLDASTGIGLGVLIGGRLLKGKSGLAGEIGHLPMVEDGLECGCGRRGCLETIASDRALARLVSQRVGREMSIEQIVEQVRTGGLDVTAEWEAVERSLAFALVTTINLFNPQTLFVHSRMLDIDDAFFERLIQRTASMALAPSFADCRIERARGSKREGAVAGIIEHLTDARVSESHAHSVNVL
- a CDS encoding DUF1501 domain-containing protein, translating into MSNQKMFPCGKSRREFVWEMGGGFAGLALANLLSSDGFSPNRARAAEATANPTAVKEPQFPARAKACIFLMMNGAPSQVDTFDYKPELEKFAGKQLPADKKFINSGGRRMGYLTPAWRKFRPGGESGLLVSDYFPKVREHADKLCVINSCHTDSHAHGSALVAMNTGKTLIGRPSLGSWSVYGLGSENESLPGYVVILDKRGGPIGGQPNWSSGFMPATYAGTLFRPVGDPILDLKGPGHITSAVQREQLDLLAKINQRHLDARPGGRELSARISSYELAYRMQSATPEAVDLSQENEQTLEMYGVGKKPTDEYGRNCLIARRLVERGVRFIQLYSGGGHLEETWDAHESIEKNHGRHGAEVDQPIAALLTDLKQRGLLDETLVVWGGEFGRMPFSEGKDAPGRNHNPYGFSMWLAGGGVKGGTTYGETDEFGFEAVKNKVHLHDLHATILHAMGLDHEMLSYFHQGRDETLTDVGGQVIHDVFA